One genomic window of Marinobacter adhaerens HP15 includes the following:
- a CDS encoding AlpA family transcriptional regulator, whose amino-acid sequence MKVLRLAEVIEKTGLARSTIYKYADLGRFPRPIPLGGTSVGWIDSEIHEWLQEKQVERDMRHGPSRGWGL is encoded by the coding sequence ATGAAAGTGCTGAGACTCGCAGAGGTAATCGAGAAAACCGGCCTGGCAAGATCAACGATTTACAAGTACGCCGATTTGGGCAGGTTCCCCAGACCCATACCGCTAGGTGGCACATCGGTAGGCTGGATCGACTCCGAGATACATGAGTGGTTGCAGGAAAAGCAGGTCGAGCGTGATATGCGGCATGGGCCATCTAGGGGGTGGGGACTTTAA